A stretch of Catenulispora sp. MAP5-51 DNA encodes these proteins:
- a CDS encoding alpha/beta fold hydrolase, with amino-acid sequence MTRFTEYFARRADGGRVAFAESGPADGHPVFFLHGTPGSRIGVLPRPFELYRRNVRLIVIDRPGYGMSDRREGRDVASVVEDVIAVADELGVARFSVAGRSGGGPHALACGALLRDRVQSVVALVGIAPFDAPGLDWYAGMTASNVAAYKLTSAALADPALMPAVKHSLALDTGALATDFIAERLYPELPAADRRIISDTRIRCLLLDGFRNAVTNRDNLIAVDADDSDRTYLAGQFDDHIAFCSPWGFDPADIGCPTLLWHGEADVYSPPSHSRWLAARIPRSVLDLDPAEGHFGALRCFPALLAWMVKAAGQVR; translated from the coding sequence ATGACTCGATTCACCGAATACTTCGCCAGGAGAGCGGACGGCGGCAGGGTGGCGTTCGCGGAGTCCGGGCCCGCCGACGGCCACCCCGTCTTCTTCCTCCACGGCACGCCCGGCAGCCGGATCGGCGTTCTCCCGCGGCCTTTCGAGCTGTACCGCCGGAACGTGCGGCTCATCGTCATCGACCGTCCCGGCTATGGCATGTCTGACCGCCGCGAGGGCCGCGACGTGGCCTCCGTCGTCGAGGACGTGATCGCGGTCGCGGACGAGCTGGGCGTCGCCCGGTTCTCCGTCGCGGGACGTTCCGGAGGCGGCCCCCACGCGCTGGCCTGCGGCGCACTGCTGCGCGACCGGGTGCAGTCGGTCGTCGCCCTGGTCGGGATCGCGCCGTTCGACGCCCCGGGCCTGGACTGGTACGCGGGCATGACCGCTTCGAACGTCGCCGCCTACAAACTGACCAGCGCCGCGCTGGCCGACCCGGCTCTGATGCCCGCTGTGAAGCACAGCCTGGCCCTCGACACCGGTGCGCTGGCCACCGACTTCATCGCCGAGCGGCTCTACCCCGAACTCCCGGCCGCCGATCGCCGCATCATCTCGGACACGCGGATCAGGTGTCTGCTCCTGGACGGATTCCGCAACGCCGTGACGAACCGCGACAACCTGATCGCGGTGGACGCGGACGACTCGGACCGGACCTATCTGGCCGGGCAGTTCGACGATCACATCGCCTTCTGCTCCCCGTGGGGATTCGACCCCGCGGACATCGGCTGCCCGACCCTCCTGTGGCACGGCGAAGCCGACGTGTATTCGCCGCCGAGCCATTCCCGCTGGCTCGCCGCCCGGATCCCGCGCTCGGTGCTGGATCTCGATCCGGCCGAGGGCCACTTCGGTGCGCTGCGGTGCTTTCCCGCGCTGTTGGCCTGGATGGTCAAGGCAGCCGGTCAGGTGCGGTAG
- a CDS encoding LacI family DNA-binding transcriptional regulator: MEQDDVSGRASTSQRTTVRAIAAETGLSIATVSRVINAQGQVSEDTRRRVQEAIEGLGGRAPAPRPRLPKTELPVLVRCPYRLSDYFGALVTAVAEALAATGRQVLLDVGDSRVDVPVLRALPTSRTTSGAILILPPEPAEDLRLLQSRRHPLVVVDPRTPVPRGVVSIASAHTAGARAVTGHLLDLGHRRIGVISGFEDWLSGSDRIAGHLAALSEAGLLGDPALVRHGEPAIHTGLRAGRELLDLPDRPTAIACFNDKVAVGVCQAAAERGLTVPTHLSVTGFDDSEISRATAPMLTTVRQPLDEMGRIAVTMLVRLMERQALDALHLELATELIVRGSTGPVPVG; this comes from the coding sequence GTGGAACAAGATGATGTTTCGGGACGTGCGTCGACCAGCCAACGGACCACCGTCCGCGCGATCGCCGCCGAGACCGGTCTGTCGATCGCGACCGTGTCCCGCGTCATCAACGCCCAGGGTCAGGTCTCCGAGGACACCCGCCGCCGCGTGCAGGAGGCCATCGAGGGCCTCGGCGGCCGCGCGCCGGCGCCCCGCCCCCGCCTGCCCAAGACCGAACTGCCGGTCCTGGTGCGCTGCCCGTACCGGCTCAGCGACTACTTCGGCGCCCTGGTGACCGCCGTCGCCGAGGCCCTGGCCGCCACCGGCCGCCAGGTCCTGCTCGACGTCGGCGACTCCCGCGTGGACGTCCCGGTCCTCCGAGCCCTGCCCACCTCCCGCACCACCTCCGGCGCGATCCTGATCCTCCCCCCGGAACCCGCCGAGGACCTCCGCCTCCTCCAGTCCCGCCGCCACCCCCTGGTCGTGGTGGACCCCCGCACCCCCGTCCCCCGCGGCGTGGTCTCGATCGCCTCGGCCCACACCGCCGGAGCCCGAGCCGTCACCGGCCACCTCCTGGACCTAGGCCACCGCCGCATCGGCGTGATCTCCGGCTTCGAGGACTGGCTCTCCGGCTCCGACCGCATCGCCGGCCACCTGGCAGCCCTGTCCGAAGCAGGCCTGCTGGGCGACCCAGCCCTGGTCCGCCACGGCGAACCCGCGATCCACACAGGCCTTCGAGCCGGCCGCGAACTCCTCGACCTCCCCGACCGCCCCACCGCCATCGCCTGCTTCAACGACAAGGTCGCCGTCGGCGTCTGCCAGGCAGCGGCCGAACGCGGACTCACCGTCCCGACGCACCTGTCGGTGACAGGCTTCGACGACAGCGAGATCAGCCGCGCCACCGCCCCGATGCTGACCACCGTCCGCCAGCCCCTGGACGAGATGGGACGGATCGCGGTGACGATGCTGGTGCGGTTGATGGAGCGACAGGCTCTTGACGCCTTGCATCTTGAGCTGGCTACGGAGCTGATTGTGCGGGGGAGTACGGGTCCGGTGCCGGTGGGGTGA
- a CDS encoding ricin-type beta-trefoil lectin domain protein, which yields MIPPLNRLRPLHAALAGACVLGFVATAAVSTTANAATVHPAAIPAHYAAPYLELSNSSAGDMAADMSASGDARYTLAFLIPQSGCTPMWEAGNYSVGSFTSQINALKAAGGDVIVSFGGAQGGELAQTCTNVSSLTAAYKNIVDTYGVTRLDFDIEGGVLSDTGATSRRDQALAALQQEEPAVQVDFTLAVDPTGLPGDQINLLQDAKNQGVNVNIVNLMTMDYYDGQPVINDALSSAQAAAGQIASLYGISTSAAYGKEGLTPIAGKNDDGAMFSQSDAQTLETFAANNGVAELSFWEVDSYDKATGYAYSRIFNAITGGSGGNPPPTGTGQITGYQGLCLDDRSASTANFNPVQVYTCNGSNAQKWTVTSSNTLQVLGKCLDVNAAGTANGTTVDLYDCNGTGAQTWVPQSNGELLNPNSGKCLDDTGFGGSGTQAQIWSCAASSNQKWNLP from the coding sequence GTGATCCCACCTCTCAACCGGCTCAGACCCCTTCACGCCGCTCTGGCAGGGGCCTGCGTCCTGGGCTTCGTGGCGACCGCCGCGGTCAGCACCACCGCGAACGCCGCGACGGTCCACCCCGCCGCGATCCCCGCCCACTACGCGGCTCCCTACCTGGAGCTCAGCAACAGCTCGGCAGGCGACATGGCCGCCGACATGAGCGCCTCGGGCGACGCCCGCTACACGCTGGCGTTCCTGATCCCGCAGTCCGGCTGCACCCCGATGTGGGAGGCCGGCAACTACTCGGTCGGCTCGTTCACCTCGCAGATCAACGCCCTGAAGGCGGCCGGCGGCGACGTCATCGTCTCCTTCGGCGGCGCGCAGGGCGGCGAGCTGGCGCAGACCTGCACCAACGTGTCGTCGCTGACCGCGGCGTACAAGAACATCGTCGACACCTACGGCGTCACGCGGCTCGACTTCGACATCGAGGGCGGGGTGCTCAGCGACACCGGGGCCACGAGCCGCCGGGACCAGGCGCTGGCCGCGCTCCAGCAGGAGGAGCCGGCCGTCCAGGTCGACTTCACCCTGGCCGTGGACCCCACCGGCCTGCCGGGCGACCAGATCAACCTGCTGCAGGACGCGAAGAACCAGGGCGTGAACGTCAATATCGTCAACCTGATGACGATGGACTACTACGACGGCCAGCCGGTCATCAACGACGCCCTGTCCTCCGCGCAGGCCGCCGCCGGCCAGATCGCGAGCCTGTACGGCATCTCGACGTCCGCCGCCTACGGCAAGGAGGGCCTGACCCCGATCGCCGGCAAGAACGACGACGGCGCGATGTTCTCCCAGTCCGACGCGCAGACCCTGGAGACCTTCGCGGCGAACAACGGCGTCGCAGAGCTCTCCTTCTGGGAGGTCGACAGCTACGACAAGGCGACCGGCTACGCCTACTCCCGGATCTTCAACGCCATCACCGGCGGCAGCGGCGGCAACCCCCCGCCCACCGGGACCGGCCAGATCACCGGCTACCAGGGCCTGTGCCTGGACGACCGCTCGGCCTCGACGGCGAACTTCAACCCGGTCCAGGTCTACACGTGCAACGGCAGCAACGCGCAGAAGTGGACCGTGACCTCCAGCAACACCCTGCAGGTCCTGGGCAAGTGCCTGGACGTGAACGCGGCCGGCACCGCCAACGGGACCACCGTCGACCTCTACGACTGCAACGGCACCGGCGCCCAGACCTGGGTCCCGCAGTCCAACGGCGAACTCCTGAACCCGAACTCCGGCAAGTGCCTGGACGACACCGGCTTCGGTGGCTCCGGCACCCAGGCGCAGATCTGGAGCTGCGCCGCATCCTCGAACCAGAAGTGGAACCTGCCTTGA
- a CDS encoding ricin-type beta-trefoil lectin domain protein, with protein MAMATTPAATNATTTPKAAAADPVGPITGYQGLCLDDRSASSANFNPVQVYTCNGSSAQSWTVDSATNTLQVLGKCLDVNAAGTANGTTVDLYDCNGTSAQVWVPQSNGELLNPNSGKCLDDTGFGGSGTQAQIWSCADSSNQQWTLPTGGGGGGGGFPHPDFGPNVTFFDPSMPASTIQADINNVYNAQVNNEFGTQRNALLFAPGSYNVDVPVGYNTEVAGLGLSPDQVNITGGTVHVFGHTADGNATQNFWRDAENMEVSPPSGSTMWAVSQADPFRRMDVNGGMLLYDNVHGSGGNWSSGGYVGDSRISGQINSGTQQQFLTQDTAMNGGWTGSNWNMVFVGDTNAPSNSFPSPPDTTVAQSPTNREKPFVYVDSSGTWQVFVPALRTNAQGPDWTSGTPAGTSIPVSQFYIVKPGDTSATINAALAAGKSLIVTPGVYHLASALTITAPNTVVLGLGMATLVPDNGNAAITTADVDGIDIAGLLISANSTNSAVLMQIGPSGSSASHAADPTELQDVFFRIGGDQAARASQALVVNSDNVIGDDLWLWRADHTNGVGWTVNPANNGLVVYGNNVTMYGLAVEHFEQYQTEWFGNGGRTYFYQSECPYDVPDQGSWVPPNGDTGYASYLVGPSVTSHQAWGLGIYAYFRDNPSVVLDHAIETPNTSGVAFHDMVTTVLGGDGTINHQVNETGGQVTPSHNVSYLTNYP; from the coding sequence ATGGCGATGGCGACGACGCCGGCGGCAACGAACGCAACGACAACACCCAAGGCGGCGGCCGCGGACCCGGTCGGCCCGATCACCGGTTATCAGGGCCTGTGTTTGGACGACCGCTCGGCCTCGTCGGCGAACTTCAACCCGGTGCAGGTCTACACGTGCAACGGCTCCAGCGCGCAGAGCTGGACCGTGGACAGCGCCACGAACACGCTCCAGGTCCTCGGCAAGTGCCTGGACGTCAACGCCGCCGGCACGGCCAACGGCACCACGGTCGACCTCTACGACTGTAACGGGACCAGCGCTCAGGTCTGGGTCCCGCAGTCCAACGGCGAACTGCTGAACCCCAACTCCGGCAAGTGCCTGGACGACACCGGCTTCGGCGGCTCCGGCACCCAGGCGCAGATCTGGAGCTGCGCCGACTCCTCGAACCAGCAGTGGACGCTCCCGACCGGCGGAGGTGGCGGCGGAGGCGGCTTCCCGCATCCGGACTTCGGGCCGAACGTCACGTTCTTCGATCCGTCGATGCCGGCCTCGACCATCCAGGCCGACATCAACAACGTCTACAACGCTCAGGTCAACAACGAGTTCGGCACGCAGCGCAACGCCCTGCTGTTCGCGCCGGGCTCGTACAACGTCGACGTCCCGGTCGGCTACAACACCGAGGTCGCAGGGCTCGGGCTGTCCCCGGACCAGGTGAACATCACCGGCGGCACGGTGCACGTGTTCGGCCACACCGCCGACGGCAACGCCACCCAGAACTTCTGGCGCGACGCCGAGAACATGGAAGTCAGCCCGCCGTCCGGCAGCACGATGTGGGCGGTCTCCCAGGCCGACCCGTTCCGCCGCATGGACGTCAACGGCGGCATGCTGCTGTACGACAACGTGCACGGCAGCGGCGGCAACTGGTCCAGCGGCGGCTACGTCGGCGACTCGCGCATCAGCGGGCAGATCAACTCCGGCACCCAGCAGCAGTTCCTGACCCAGGACACGGCGATGAACGGCGGCTGGACCGGCTCGAACTGGAACATGGTCTTCGTCGGCGACACCAACGCCCCGTCGAACTCGTTCCCGAGCCCGCCGGACACCACCGTCGCGCAGTCGCCGACGAACCGCGAGAAGCCGTTCGTCTACGTCGACTCCAGCGGCACCTGGCAGGTGTTCGTCCCCGCGCTCCGGACGAACGCCCAGGGCCCGGACTGGACCTCCGGCACGCCGGCCGGCACGTCCATCCCGGTCAGCCAGTTCTACATCGTCAAGCCGGGCGACACCTCGGCCACGATCAACGCCGCGCTGGCGGCGGGCAAGAGCCTGATCGTGACGCCGGGCGTCTACCACCTGGCCTCGGCGCTGACCATCACGGCGCCGAACACGGTGGTGCTGGGCCTGGGCATGGCGACGCTGGTCCCGGACAACGGGAACGCCGCGATCACCACCGCCGACGTGGACGGCATCGACATCGCCGGCCTGCTGATCAGCGCCAACTCCACCAACTCCGCGGTGCTGATGCAGATCGGCCCCAGCGGTTCGTCGGCGAGCCACGCGGCCGACCCGACCGAGCTGCAGGACGTCTTCTTCCGCATCGGCGGCGACCAGGCCGCGCGGGCCTCGCAGGCGCTGGTGGTGAACAGCGACAACGTGATCGGCGACGACCTGTGGCTCTGGCGCGCCGACCACACCAACGGCGTCGGGTGGACGGTCAACCCGGCGAACAACGGGCTCGTGGTCTACGGGAACAACGTGACCATGTACGGGCTCGCGGTCGAGCACTTCGAGCAGTACCAGACCGAGTGGTTCGGCAACGGCGGGCGGACGTACTTCTACCAGAGTGAGTGTCCGTACGACGTTCCGGACCAGGGCAGCTGGGTTCCGCCGAACGGGGACACGGGATACGCCTCGTACCTGGTCGGTCCTTCCGTCACCTCGCATCAGGCGTGGGGGCTGGGGATCTACGCGTACTTCCGCGACAACCCCTCGGTGGTGCTCGACCACGCGATCGAGACGCCGAACACCTCCGGCGTCGCGTTCCACGACATGGTCACGACGGTGCTCGGCGGGGACGGGACGATCAACCACCAGGTCAACGAGACCGGCGGGCAGGTCACACCCAGCCACAATGTCAGCTATCTGACGAACTACCCGTAA
- a CDS encoding SDR family NAD(P)-dependent oxidoreductase: MEALDFDPAGAEFADLTALVTGAASGIGLATARRLADGGAAVALADHDLDGAERAATELAETGVPALAVRLDVTDPASVEAAVAAAVAGLGPLRLAVNNAGIAGTAAPTGDYPVEDWRRVIATNLDGVFYSMRYEIPAMLAAGGGAIVNMASILGTNGFAGAPAYSAAKHGVVGLTKSAALEYAAHGIRVNAVGPGFIETPLLSGADAAARELLVSLHPMGRLGQAEEVADLVAFLLSDRASFITGSYHLVDGGYAAR; encoded by the coding sequence ATGGAGGCCCTCGACTTCGACCCCGCGGGCGCCGAGTTCGCCGATCTGACCGCGCTGGTCACCGGTGCGGCCTCCGGCATCGGCCTGGCGACGGCGCGCCGGCTGGCCGACGGCGGGGCCGCGGTGGCGCTGGCCGACCACGACCTCGACGGCGCCGAGCGGGCCGCGACCGAGCTGGCCGAGACCGGCGTGCCGGCCCTGGCCGTCCGCCTGGACGTGACCGATCCGGCCTCGGTCGAGGCCGCCGTGGCCGCGGCCGTCGCGGGCCTGGGGCCGCTGCGGCTGGCCGTCAACAACGCGGGCATCGCCGGCACCGCCGCCCCCACCGGCGACTACCCGGTCGAGGACTGGCGCCGCGTCATCGCCACCAACCTCGACGGCGTCTTCTACTCGATGCGCTACGAGATCCCCGCGATGCTCGCCGCGGGCGGCGGCGCCATCGTCAACATGGCCTCCATCCTCGGGACCAACGGATTCGCCGGCGCCCCCGCCTACAGCGCGGCCAAGCACGGCGTGGTCGGCCTGACCAAGAGCGCGGCCCTGGAGTACGCGGCGCACGGCATTCGGGTGAACGCCGTCGGCCCCGGATTCATCGAGACCCCGCTCCTGTCCGGTGCGGACGCCGCCGCGCGCGAACTTCTGGTGTCCCTGCATCCGATGGGACGGCTGGGGCAGGCCGAAGAGGTCGCCGACCTGGTCGCGTTCCTGCTGTCGGACCGGGCGTCGTTCATCACCGGCAGCTACCACCTCGTGGACGGCGGCTACGCGGCCCGATGA
- a CDS encoding peptidylprolyl isomerase — translation MRKPRLTSRSGRFVAAAALLLGVSVVAASGAGASGGAAPVRPGHATVVAAGDAAPAAVHAATTTAADPCGYVPSVPADDFKGIPQFDAAKAAQPYSVVFHTSQGDITVKALTSAAPCTTYSFRFLIDHDYYDGTHCHRLTTQRLWVLQCGDPTGTGSGGPGYSFNDENLTGATYPAGTVAMANAGPNTNGSQFFFTWKDTKLQPDYTPFGVVTKGMDVLQKIAAAGEDDQNGPGDGYPNDYVLFHHVGIRAGR, via the coding sequence ATGCGGAAACCCCGCCTCACCAGCCGGTCCGGCCGCTTCGTCGCGGCGGCGGCCCTGCTGCTCGGCGTCAGCGTCGTCGCCGCGTCGGGCGCCGGAGCCTCCGGCGGCGCCGCACCGGTGCGCCCCGGCCACGCCACGGTCGTCGCCGCCGGCGACGCCGCCCCGGCCGCCGTGCACGCCGCCACCACGACCGCCGCCGACCCCTGCGGCTACGTCCCGTCCGTGCCCGCCGACGATTTCAAGGGCATCCCGCAGTTCGACGCCGCGAAGGCGGCGCAGCCGTACTCGGTGGTCTTCCACACCAGCCAGGGCGACATCACCGTCAAGGCCCTGACATCGGCCGCGCCCTGCACCACGTACTCCTTCCGCTTCCTGATCGACCACGACTACTACGACGGCACCCACTGCCACCGCCTCACCACCCAGCGCCTGTGGGTGCTGCAGTGCGGCGACCCGACCGGCACCGGCAGCGGCGGCCCCGGCTACTCGTTCAACGACGAGAACCTGACCGGCGCCACCTACCCGGCCGGCACCGTCGCGATGGCCAACGCCGGCCCGAACACCAACGGCAGCCAGTTCTTCTTCACCTGGAAGGACACCAAGCTCCAGCCCGACTACACCCCCTTCGGCGTCGTGACCAAGGGCATGGACGTGCTGCAGAAGATCGCCGCGGCCGGCGAGGACGACCAGAACGGGCCCGGCGACGGCTACCCGAACGACTACGTGCTGTTCCACCACGTGGGGATCCGCGCCGGGCGCTAG
- a CDS encoding aminoacyl-tRNA hydrolase, producing the protein MTAPAVAASTEAEAAARDANPQYVLPLVVRIERAAPPQRTDALETSARAVLTFLADPRSTEPDGEWTALVHAWTDGRIRKVVRRARGAEWTRAEALPGITVTGTAETDPAQVRVYPPVPLDAWPKDLARLQVSGTDLEDTSPPAPVEAGSQPVLWLNPELEMTAGKAMAQVGHAAQIAWWRLTDAQRKEWADTGFPLAVRIAPKQAWPALADSGRPLVRDAGFTEIAPGSCTVVADLPVLEGE; encoded by the coding sequence CTGACCGCCCCAGCCGTGGCGGCGTCCACGGAGGCCGAAGCGGCGGCGCGTGACGCGAATCCGCAGTACGTGCTGCCCCTGGTGGTCCGCATCGAGCGCGCGGCACCCCCGCAGCGCACTGACGCGCTGGAGACGTCGGCCCGCGCCGTCCTGACGTTTCTGGCAGACCCGCGCTCCACCGAGCCCGACGGGGAGTGGACGGCCCTGGTGCACGCCTGGACCGACGGCCGCATCCGCAAGGTCGTGCGCCGGGCCCGAGGCGCCGAATGGACGCGCGCCGAGGCGCTGCCCGGCATCACCGTCACCGGCACCGCGGAGACCGACCCGGCGCAGGTCCGCGTCTACCCGCCGGTCCCGCTCGACGCGTGGCCCAAGGACCTGGCGCGCCTCCAGGTCTCCGGCACCGACCTCGAGGACACCTCGCCGCCCGCGCCGGTCGAGGCGGGCTCGCAGCCGGTGCTGTGGCTCAACCCCGAGCTGGAGATGACCGCCGGCAAGGCCATGGCCCAGGTCGGGCACGCCGCGCAGATCGCGTGGTGGCGGCTGACCGACGCCCAGCGCAAGGAGTGGGCCGACACGGGCTTCCCGCTCGCGGTGCGGATCGCGCCGAAGCAGGCGTGGCCGGCGCTCGCCGACTCCGGGCGGCCGCTGGTGCGCGACGCGGGCTTCACCGAGATCGCGCCCGGATCCTGCACGGTGGTGGCCGACCTCCCGGTGCTCGAAGGGGAGTAG
- a CDS encoding NAD(P)-dependent alcohol dehydrogenase, with translation MKALQYPAVGAAPVVADVPDPEPGPGQVLLKVTAAGVCHSDIAVMSMPAAALRFPLPLTLGHEGAGTVEALGDGATGFAVGDNVAVYGPWGCGMCHMCAQGKENYCLRAAELQIFPPGLGAPGAIAQYLLVDSTRHLVPLDGLDPVRNVPLTDAGLTPYHAIKTSLPKLVGGSTAVVIGTGGLGHVAIQLLRALSPARVVALDVAPEKLELAREVGAHEALMSDEKAAIAVKELTAGRGAEAVFDFVGAPPTVALASACAGVESDVTIVGIGGGSAQVGFGVTPYDAAFRAPYWGTRAELIEVLDLARDGSVAVHVETYSLDEAPKAYERLHAGQVRGRAVIVPNG, from the coding sequence ATGAAGGCCCTCCAGTACCCGGCGGTCGGCGCCGCCCCGGTGGTCGCCGACGTCCCGGACCCCGAGCCCGGCCCAGGCCAGGTGCTGCTGAAGGTCACCGCCGCCGGCGTGTGCCACTCCGACATCGCGGTGATGAGCATGCCCGCCGCCGCGCTGCGCTTCCCGCTGCCGCTGACCCTGGGGCACGAGGGCGCCGGGACGGTCGAGGCGCTCGGCGACGGCGCGACCGGCTTCGCCGTCGGCGACAACGTGGCCGTGTACGGGCCCTGGGGCTGCGGCATGTGCCACATGTGCGCGCAGGGCAAGGAGAACTACTGCCTGCGCGCCGCCGAACTCCAGATCTTCCCGCCCGGACTCGGCGCGCCCGGCGCGATCGCCCAGTACCTGCTCGTCGACTCCACCCGGCACCTCGTCCCGCTCGACGGCCTGGACCCGGTGCGCAACGTCCCGCTGACCGACGCCGGCCTGACCCCGTACCACGCCATCAAGACCTCGCTGCCCAAGCTCGTCGGCGGCAGCACCGCCGTGGTGATCGGCACCGGGGGCCTGGGCCACGTCGCGATCCAGCTGCTGCGCGCGCTGAGCCCGGCCCGCGTCGTCGCGCTGGACGTCGCGCCGGAGAAGCTGGAGCTGGCCAGGGAAGTCGGCGCCCACGAGGCGCTGATGTCCGACGAGAAGGCCGCGATCGCGGTGAAGGAGCTGACCGCCGGCCGCGGCGCCGAGGCCGTCTTCGACTTCGTCGGCGCGCCCCCGACCGTCGCCCTGGCCTCGGCCTGCGCCGGCGTGGAGTCCGACGTGACGATCGTCGGCATCGGCGGCGGCAGCGCGCAGGTCGGCTTCGGCGTCACGCCGTACGACGCGGCCTTCCGCGCGCCGTACTGGGGCACGCGGGCCGAGCTGATCGAGGTGCTCGACCTGGCGCGCGACGGATCGGTGGCGGTCCACGTCGAGACCTACAGCCTGGACGAGGCGCCGAAGGCCTACGAGCGGCTGCACGCCGGCCAGGTCCGGGGGCGGGCGGTCATCGTGCCCAACGGCTGA
- the gatB gene encoding Asp-tRNA(Asn)/Glu-tRNA(Gln) amidotransferase subunit GatB — MSTSTVNLPSYEDALAVYDPVMGLEVHVELGTATKMFCGCPTGFGADPNTQTCPTCLGLPGSLPVVNATAIESAIRIGLALNCEIAEWCRFARKNYFYPDMPKNFQTSQYDEPIAFGGYLDVEAAGKTWRIEIERAHMEEDTGKSTHVGGATGRIHGADYSLVDYNRAGIPLIEIVTKPITGTGEHAPEVAKAYVAELRELIKALGVSEARMELGQMRCDANVSLRPIGREKFGTRSETKNVNSLRSVERAVNFEIRRHAAVLNAGDTVIQETRHFHENDGTTSPGRVKEEAEDYRYFPEPDLVPVAPARAWVEELRGTLPELPGARRNRLQADWGVTDHDMQSILNAGAVDLIVETVSLGAAADQARKWWMGELARRANEDGTDLAALPITPAQVAEVVALTTAGTLNDKLARQVIEGVLAGEGSPEQVVAKRGLAVVSDDGALLTAIDEAIAKFPDAAEKVRGGNQGPAGQLIGAVMKATRGQADAARVRELLLERLSG, encoded by the coding sequence ATGAGCACGAGCACTGTGAACCTGCCTTCCTACGAGGACGCGCTCGCCGTCTACGACCCGGTCATGGGTCTGGAGGTGCACGTCGAGCTGGGCACCGCGACCAAGATGTTCTGCGGCTGCCCGACCGGCTTCGGCGCCGACCCGAACACCCAGACCTGCCCGACGTGTCTGGGCCTGCCCGGCTCGCTGCCGGTGGTCAACGCCACCGCGATCGAGTCGGCCATCCGCATCGGCCTGGCGCTGAACTGCGAGATCGCCGAGTGGTGCCGCTTCGCGCGGAAGAACTACTTCTACCCGGACATGCCGAAGAACTTCCAGACGTCGCAGTACGACGAGCCGATCGCCTTCGGCGGCTACCTGGACGTCGAGGCCGCGGGCAAGACCTGGCGCATCGAGATCGAGCGCGCGCACATGGAGGAGGACACCGGCAAGTCGACCCACGTGGGCGGCGCCACCGGCCGCATCCACGGCGCGGACTACTCGCTGGTCGACTACAACCGGGCCGGCATCCCGCTGATCGAGATCGTCACCAAGCCGATCACCGGCACCGGCGAGCACGCCCCGGAAGTGGCCAAGGCCTACGTCGCCGAACTGCGCGAGCTCATCAAGGCGCTCGGCGTCTCCGAGGCCCGCATGGAACTGGGCCAGATGCGCTGCGACGCCAACGTCTCGCTGCGCCCGATCGGCCGCGAGAAGTTCGGCACCCGCTCGGAGACCAAGAACGTCAACTCCCTGCGCTCGGTCGAGCGCGCGGTGAACTTCGAGATCCGCCGCCACGCCGCCGTCCTGAACGCCGGCGACACGGTGATCCAGGAGACCCGCCACTTCCACGAGAACGACGGCACCACCTCCCCGGGCCGGGTGAAGGAGGAAGCGGAGGACTACCGCTACTTCCCCGAGCCGGACCTGGTCCCGGTGGCCCCGGCCCGCGCCTGGGTCGAGGAACTGCGCGGCACCCTCCCGGAACTCCCCGGCGCCCGCCGCAACCGCCTGCAGGCCGATTGGGGCGTCACCGACCACGACATGCAGTCGATCCTGAACGCCGGCGCGGTGGACCTGATCGTCGAGACGGTCTCCCTGGGCGCAGCGGCCGACCAGGCCCGCAAGTGGTGGATGGGCGAGCTGGCCCGCCGCGCCAACGAGGACGGCACCGACCTGGCCGCCCTCCCGATCACCCCGGCCCAGGTCGCCGAGGTGGTCGCGCTCACCACCGCCGGCACCCTCAACGACAAGCTGGCCCGCCAGGTGATCGAGGGCGTCCTGGCCGGCGAGGGCTCCCCGGAGCAGGTCGTGGCCAAGCGCGGCCTGGCGGTCGTCAGCGACGACGGCGCGCTCCTGACGGCGATCGACGAGGCCATCGCGAAGTTCCCGGACGCCGCCGAGAAGGTCCGCGGCGGCAACCAGGGCCCGGCCGGCCAACTGATCGGCGCCGTGATGAAGGCGACCCGCGGCCAGGCGGACGCCGCCCGCGTCCGCGAGCTGCTGCTGGAACGCCTCTCGGGCTGA